DNA sequence from the Salvia splendens isolate huo1 chromosome 19, SspV2, whole genome shotgun sequence genome:
acACAACTTATAAAACAAAATGCATACAATCTCGTCCCAATTAAATAGGAAATGCTCCGTTTAGAATGTGACGAGAGAGTAGTAATACACGTTATTTATGGTTGTTCAGTTGTTCTCACTACCATCAGATGTATGCGTCAATTGACGATTAAAATAATACATGCAATAGCGAAGTTTATTTGAATAACAACAGCATTAGGTGTTTTTGGTATCCACGTAGACAACTTAGAATTAGATGTATACATCAATTGACAATAACATAATACATGCAATATAAAGTTTATTTGCATAACAATGGTGTGGGCTTCTAACATGGGCCATTAAAATATGACAGTTTGCTGAGCTTCATAACTTGAAGAAAGATAAAGTCATAGGCTACATATATATCTTGTGGAACTAAGTCCAATAATAAGTATCTAACACATTTTGGTTCatatcaaatactccctccgtcccactataaGTTGAGTCTTTCTAattcggcatgagattttatatagtgtttttTTATGagtaaagtagagataataacGTAAAAGTGAgggaaaaaatagagagaatgatgttctatatttataaatatgacATTTAGAGTAGGAACATCCCAAAAACATAAATTTGACACTTAGAGGGACGGTGGGAGTAGTAATATGTAACATCGAAGAATGAAAGTCCTTTGAAATGTCAGTTTCTGCCTGCCTTTCTGGTACGTCTTATGACTCAAATAATATGGGACACTCCAAAATAAAATACGGACTCAAATAACATAAAATAGAGATATTACTAAAATAGCCCTAAAGTCAAAAAGGTGAAAATGTCCAAAAGAATTATCTTACATTGAATATATCATTTCACCATATGCCTCGATATATATAGTGATATTAATTTTCACAAGTACAGCAAATATACAAATGACATTCACTAAATACCTTTTTTTTAGATATAGTGAACTGACTCACCTAACCATATGCATagtaaataaactaaatttaattcTGAAACGGCTATAGCTAGCTGTTGAAAAAAAaggcaattttttttaaaaaaaaaaaactgaatttcagatttattcaaaaaatataaataaagggCATAAACGATGCCTGACCAAGGGTCGTGTTTGTTGCACGCGATGAGTAGATTGACTCTTGCGAGTGATTGCGCAACACACAGAAGGCCACATGCGTGACGTGCAAAGTTGTGTTTTTACATAGTTCATGCTATGATCGCCGATTGCGcaattagtttgatattgtctgTTTTAGGCTGCTTTGTTTTAGATTACTCCTCAAACTCACCGTTAACTTATTATGCATAAAATTGTATAGTTGTTCTCATAGTAAATATGCGAAACAACTACTGCATCAagcaatattaataaaaactaattTCATTCATCATAGTACGTACATGCATGATAGATGGCAAGTCCTTATTTCACTACACACATAGCTAGTAGTACAAGATAACATAAATTAACACAAATACAAACATATTGCCATCATTTTATTTGTAGGACTCAAACGAGAGCAAGCTCAATCGCCAAGCCCTTATTACATCACACCATCAAATCCAAATCACACATATTGGTGAATGTGGCCGGCGCCGGTATTCACAAGAGTCGAAGTAAAATACCACGACACGACGTCGAAAACCGCGATCGCCCCGCCCGTGCTACCCGATAGCCCAACCTCCACCATCTGCGGAAGGAAAGTGCTCAAATCCTGCACATAGCTCACCTCAAAGCTCTCCGATCCCGCGCTCACCTGCACACTAATCAGCTTCGTCGCTTGAACGTAGTTGATCCGGGCAGTCACCTCCTGCCCGAGCAGCGCGCCGCCCACGTCCGTCGTGTTCTTCGAAACATTCGACCCGATATCGATCCCCACGTGGCGGTAGCTCGGATCCACCCCCGCGTTGGGATAGATATCGAACTCGACAGCAAACACGGCCGGGTTAAGCCCGGCCGGGTTGAAGATGCCGAAGCTGGCGCCGGTGAAGCCGAGTGGTGTGCCGACGGGCTGGATGAAGAAGGTGAGGCCGTCGCCGGGGACGGAGGCGGTGCCCGTGTGGGAGATGGTGAATTTGAGGGTGGTTTCGAAATCGGCGTGGGCCCCGGCTTGGTAGAGGTGGATGGGGTTGGAGTGGACGGCGCGGCCGGCGCGGTGGGAGAGGGGGTTGCCGGAGCTGTCGGTGTTGGTGAGGCGGAGGAAGGTGGAGTCGGAGGGGAAGTGGGCGTCGCCTTGGTAGAGTAGGTCGGTTGGTTTTTGGCCGTAGAAGTCGTAGATGAAGGAGGTCGCCTGCGACCGGGCCGTGGTGGCGGTGGCGAGGAGGAGAAGGGAGAGGAGTGGAGTTAGGGTTTGGAGGAGCTTAGCCATGGCTTTCTTACTTGCTTAGGTTGATGTATTTGGTTGTTTTTTTGCTTTGGATGTGGTGGATGCTTATGGCTTGTGTACACTTCTATTTATACTAGTTAGTGCTCATTTACATcatattttacaattttttagaTTACATATCATGATAGTATTAATCTAACAAACAATCTCGTATTTTCACAAAGTTTGTAACAATGGAAtttaatcaaatgcaaactctaaatattgtgcagactctaaactatgatctggaccattaaaaaatgtcaacagatgacaaatagTAGCAACAAAAAAAGTCAACatagtgtcaacggttgatgctgtgttgatATTATGAAACCAATGTGACCATTGACTTAATAACATGTACACGCTTGAATTGAACTAAAATAATATCCAAACGAACACTTGCTCTAGTGATACCAAAGGTTACTCGAAGACTTGCAGCAAAAATAGGTGCTCAATAGTTTTCGTCACTTATTTGCATAGAACACATCGATCGTTCTCATTCTGACTAGTCTCAATTTAAAAAGCTTATCTCTGGTGTTTATTTTTTTCGAAGAAGAAACTACTTGAAGTTTTGCTCATGTTGAGACAATATTCTGCGTTTTTGGCAAACTCTCATCCTCCATGATTTTTGATAATTTCAAAACAAAGTTAGAAATTGAGAATGAATTTGATAAATCACTCGACCAAATCCTCCTCATAATAGCTGTTGAAAGCAAGCCCGTTTACAGCCACGAAGGATGAAGCAGTCTTAAATATGTTCATTTTGTTGCAAGTTATGAATGATTTGGTTATCATCGAcgataatttaattgtgcatataataatataaatatattaaccTAAGAATACCATATGATATGCTTATATTTAGTTAATATGCATTGAATAAATATATAACGACAAAATAGAGCAAAGCAAAAAAAATGTGcgcagcaaaaaaaaaaagtttactaCGGTTTGGTCATGTGGATAAATTTTCTTACTCAATTATTGCACTACTCCTTAGTACATGCACAATTATCAAGCTGAATTTAAAACGTGTTATTTTTGTCCTAAATGCAATAAGGTAACTTTTCATGGGACCACGGTATTGTAGTGTGGATAATATTTCGAACTCAATATTATCAATTGAATGCCAGATGACACCTGTCAAGAAGAATTTAAAATGTGTTAATTTTGTTCGAAATGCAATATTGCATTGCTCATAGTAGTATGGGAGAATTATGAGACACAATATATTATTAGCATTGTAGTCACGAACTGTGataaattgtaaatttgtaataggTCAAAGTTTTTTTTAGAGAAATGACAATcaaacaagaaataaaaaaaacataacttCTAGTCATGAATCAAGAGTAAGTGGAAATGCTTTGGATGATAGCTTTGCTGtttactaagagcatccgcagcggtggcgaaagtcgccaccgccgtccgcgccgttggcaaggcgaaggaccgccgccgctgcagccgcgccgctggcacggcgctgctcgatgtatcgagcacgtccgtgccagcggacgcacacgtgtcgccctcccattcgtcaacAGCATAGCCGTTgagtttaaaatttttttattatttttttaaaaaatcggttttttaattaaaaaaccgataaaaaaaaattcacttccccaaaaaaatatatccgtttataaccgttttttacacctttttaatttttttttcattttttttaccccaaaaatacacactttcatctataaatatcctcaatttcactcccaaaaattcacactttcactacacaattctcatcatcattctctcatctccattctcatcttcaatctctcatatccattttcatcttcctctcacaccctacaacaccactatgtccggtcacgacgacaacccaagcggctcccacggttggaaccccgaatggttcggttcgcaaccgtttcctagtccggatacggaatattcggcccctccttaaacccaagattcgggcgttccgggtggctaccggccatacccggtcgacgaccaaggtggctccgatgggcgatacgggtggactccggagcctaggcctcccgtcccttcccaaacgcagactcctccatctcgcaccggtgtccgcacaccgtactcaccggcagagatggatagattgttcaagtcgtacttggaaatctccgaagatgcggtggttggcacgaaccaatccggcgatcacttttggtggcgcgtctctcggcggtacaatgtaaaccggccgccgggaacgatcgagcgcaacgagagtatggtgcgcaactgcatcggccgagccaacgacgaaattggcaagttcaatggctatttcctccaggagtcgcggaatgccgggagcgggcggagcgaggtcgacatcatcactgccgcgctgagcacctaccaatccatgaacggtaagtcgttcaagtaccttaatgtttggcaggaaacgaggacgcacccgaagtatctgggaggcgtaacatcctcctctagcggctcctccaaacgctcacggtcggcatccctatccgacgccggcgaagaagtggctagccaactcgccgaagctaacttgggtagccccgacgccggaccaagcggttcccgacgccgaccgcaaggaaggaagaaggcggcggccgaacgccgtcgcgccgcgactccatctgcccccgctcccgaacacgcaccctatgttccacctccacccccgaacaactcgttgtggacccttttggcccaactcaatatggccgataggtcaactatgaccccaacgcaacttcaaacgcacgagtccatgatattgggtctccaaaaacaattggggttggtgccgccggatgcgtagtcttcctcgggtaatattagccaataattatgtaatttttaatttttaggagtttaattatgtaatttttaatttttagtattctaattatgtaatttttaatttttaggattttaattatgtctttttattttatttgtaatttgtaatttttattgtggttttttaatgaattttagtattatgaaaatgtttttgtgtaattgaattttatattaattgtgctcgtccttgcggaagagtacagttgtgggtgttgtgctcttgccagagagcaggcatgaatagtaccacccgggcccacaaccgtgccgctggcaagagcacggttgtgggtgctctaatgTTGTTGTTTTGGTCATAAAATAAATGATCTTTGAATTTTGTTATTGCGGtacaattgttcaaggcgttctggtcaatctccgaagatccgaaggttggcacgaaccaatccggcgatcactattggtggcgcatctgttgccggtacaatgaaaaccggccggcgggaacaatcgagcgcaacgagagtatggtgcgcaacgccatctaccgagccaacaaagaaatccaaaagttccaggggtattacctcgaggaagagcggtcggcggggagcggccggagcgaggtcgacgtcatcactgccgcgatgaacacctaccaatccatgaactacaagccgttaaagtacctcaacatttggcaggagacgcggtcgcatccgaagtataggaaCTTGATCGTTGGAACTTGGAAGGCATATCTCATTCTAAGATCTATCGTTGAATTTGATCGGGATACTATTTTCAATTTACTTAATTTCTACTTCGATTTATGTAAGGCCAAACTCCAAAAACAATgaattttggtcaaattctggatttcaaaaatttaccaataaaaactatgaattttaacatttttctcaattttttcaaAGAATCGAATTTGAGTGAAATTGCAATTGTTGTGGCATCTGAAAAAATTGCAATTAACACATTTTAAATTCTTCTTGACAGGTGTTATGTGACATTCAATTGATAATATTGAGTTCGAAATATTATCCACACTACAATACCGTGGTCCCATGAAAAGTTACCTTATTGCATTTAGGACAAAAATAATACGTTTTAAGAGCACctacaaccgtgctcttgccaacgagcacggttgtgggcccggccctacttttctgcctgctcttaggcaagagcacaacacccacagctgtgctcttccgcaaggacgagcacaagggtcctataattctattattcaatttaaataaaaacatttccataatattaaaattcattaaaaaaatcgaaaaaatattacaaattacaaataaaataaaaaagacataattaaaatcctaaaaaataaatattacataattaaaatcctaaaaattaaaaattacataattaaaatattaaaaattaaaaattacataattaaagctaaaaatatccccgtggaagactattcatccgacgacactacccccaattgtttttggaggcctaatatcatggcctcgtgcgatcgaagttgcgcgggggtcatagttgacctaccggccatattgagttgggccaaaatccccaacaacgagttggtggggggtggaggtggcgcataaggcacgggaacgggagcgggttcgggagcatcgccagatggagtcgcggcgcgacggcggttggccgccgccttcttccttcccttctgtcggcgttgggaaccgcttggtctgtcgtcggggctacccaagttagctccggcgagttagctagccacgtcttcggagcctgtgtcggatagggataccgaccttgaccgtttggatgagccgctagaggaggatgttacgcctcccctatacttcggatgcgaccgcgtctcctgccaaatgttgaggtacttta
Encoded proteins:
- the LOC121778373 gene encoding agglutinin-2-like; translated protein: MAKLLQTLTPLLSLLLLATATTARSQATSFIYDFYGQKPTDLLYQGDAHFPSDSTFLRLTNTDSSGNPLSHRAGRAVHSNPIHLYQAGAHADFETTLKFTISHTGTASVPGDGLTFFIQPVGTPLGFTGASFGIFNPAGLNPAVFAVEFDIYPNAGVDPSYRHVGIDIGSNVSKNTTDVGGALLGQEVTARINYVQATKLISVQVSAGSESFEVSYVQDLSTFLPQMVEVGLSGSTGGAIAVFDVVSWYFTSTLVNTGAGHIHQYV